A genome region from Panicum virgatum strain AP13 chromosome 4K, P.virgatum_v5, whole genome shotgun sequence includes the following:
- the LOC120703511 gene encoding amino acid transporter AVT1C-like isoform X2 codes for MRSPVSERSLIIESSDDEDTHAAAAAIEKRHVHDEEEQGAGSDSDSSSSSSSCATPRRGPCSPSSPYTQQWPQSYRQSIDILSSVQSPNLSFLGTPTLSRLSNSFLAVTDSFRSKTPEIVSNFVKPLLSPATSDEQQQHEDTRKSSQYLLPSRKPSLQQIPEDQKPLVAGHEVSPYRNCSYTHGVMNGINVLCGVGILSTPYAIKQGGWIGLGILSLFALLAWYTGMLLRHCLDSKEGLETYPDIGHAAFGSTGRIVISIILYVELYACCIEYLILESDNLSKLFPTAHLTIGSLTLNSHVFFAILTTIIVMPTTWLHDLSCLSYISAGGVIASILVVICLSWVGIVDDVGFENKGTLLNLPGIPIALGLYGYCYSGHGVFPNIYSSLKNRNQFPSILFTCIGLSTVLYAGAAVMGYKMFGEATESQFTLNLPDNSVVSKVAVWTTVANPITKYALTIIPLAMSLEELLPSNQQKYSNIIMLRSALVVSTLLIALSVPFFGLVMALVGSLFAMLVTYILPCACYLAILRTKVGWHQIAACSFIIIVGFCCACVGTYSSLSGIIQNYT; via the exons ATGAGGAGCCCTGTGTCGGAACGCAGCCTCATCATCGAGAGCTCCGACGATGAGGacacccacgccgccgccgccg ccaTCGAGAAAAGACACGTCCATGATGAGGAGGAGCAGGGCGCTGGCTCGGACTCCGActcctcttcctcgtcctcGTCATGCGCCACCCCAcgccgcggcccctgctccccctcctccccctaCACCCAGCAATGGCCGCAGAGTTACAG GCAATCAATTGACATTCTTAGTAGTGTGCAATCACCGAATCTCAGTTTTTTAGGCACTCCAACTCTGAGCAGATTGTCCAATTCTTTCCTAGCTGTCACCGATTCCTTTCGGAGCAAAACCCCTGAAATAGTCTCTAACTTTGTCAAGCCACTTCTGAGCCCCGCTACAAGTGATGAGCAGCAGCAACACGAAGATACCCGAAAGAGTTCCCAGTACCTTCTGCCCTCAAGGAAGCCATCATTGCAACAAATCCCCGAAGATCAGAAGCCACTGGTAGCTGGTCATGAAGTGTCTCCTTATCGAAACTGCTCTTACACCCATGGAGTGATGAATG GAATAAATGTTCTATGTGGCGTGGGAATCCTATCAACACCTTATGCGATTAAACAAGGGGGTTGGATTGGACTTGGGATACTCAGTTTATTCGCTTTGCTTGCATGGTACACTGGTATGCTCCTGCGCCATTGCTTGGACAGCAAGGAGGGCCTTGAGACATACCCAGATATTGGCCATGCCGCCTTTGGCAGCACCGGTCGCATAGTTATCTCG ATAATCCTGTATGTGGAATTGTAT GCCTGTTGCATCGAGTATTTGATATTGGAGAGCGACAATTTGTCAAAATTGTTCCCCACTGCTCATCTGACCATTGGGAGCTTGACACTGAACTCTCATGTATTTTTTGCAATCTTGACTACCATCATAGTAATGCCAACCACCTGGCTCCATGACCTGAGCTGCCTGAGCTATATTTCAG CTGGAGGTGTTATTGCATCAATCCTTGTGGTCATCTGCCTGTCCTGGGTGGGGATTGTTGATGATGTTGGCTTCGAGAACAAAGGGACTCTGCTGAACCTCCCAGGAATTCCTATTGCACTTGGATTGTATGGTTACTGCTACTCTGGGCATGGGGTGTTTCCAAACATCTATTCGTCTCTGAAGAATCGCAATCAGTTCCCTTCAATTCTTTTTACTTG CATTGGGCTGTCTACCGTTTTATATGCTGGTGCTGCTGTGATGGGATACAAAATGTTTGGAGAAGCCACAGAGTCTCAGTTCACGCTTAACTTACCAGACAACTCAGTGGTTTCAAAGGTTGCTGTTTGGACAACG GTGGCAAATCCAATAACAAA ATATGCATTAACCATAATCCCACTGGCTATGAGTTTGGAAGAGCTGCTGCCATCAAATCAACAGAAGTACTCGAACATTATCATGCTTAGATCAGCCTTGGTGGTGTCAACCCTCCTGATTGCTTTATCTGTGCCTTTCTTTG GACTTGTGATGGCCTTGGTGGGTTCCTTATTCGCCATGCTTGTG ACCTATATTTTGCCTTGCGCGTGTTATTTGGCAATCCTTAGGACAAAAGTGGGGTGGCATCAG ATAGCAGCTTGTTCGTTCATCATCATTGTCGGGTTTTGCTGCGCTTGCGTGGGGACATACTCATCCCTGTCCGGGATAATCCAGAACTACACATAA
- the LOC120703511 gene encoding amino acid transporter AVT1C-like isoform X1, whose amino-acid sequence MRSPVSERSLIIESSDDEDTHAAAAAAAAAAAAAAATIEKRHVHDEEEQGAGSDSDSSSSSSSCATPRRGPCSPSSPYTQQWPQSYRQSIDILSSVQSPNLSFLGTPTLSRLSNSFLAVTDSFRSKTPEIVSNFVKPLLSPATSDEQQQHEDTRKSSQYLLPSRKPSLQQIPEDQKPLVAGHEVSPYRNCSYTHGVMNGINVLCGVGILSTPYAIKQGGWIGLGILSLFALLAWYTGMLLRHCLDSKEGLETYPDIGHAAFGSTGRIVISIILYVELYACCIEYLILESDNLSKLFPTAHLTIGSLTLNSHVFFAILTTIIVMPTTWLHDLSCLSYISAGGVIASILVVICLSWVGIVDDVGFENKGTLLNLPGIPIALGLYGYCYSGHGVFPNIYSSLKNRNQFPSILFTCIGLSTVLYAGAAVMGYKMFGEATESQFTLNLPDNSVVSKVAVWTTVANPITKYALTIIPLAMSLEELLPSNQQKYSNIIMLRSALVVSTLLIALSVPFFGLVMALVGSLFAMLVTYILPCACYLAILRTKVGWHQIAACSFIIIVGFCCACVGTYSSLSGIIQNYT is encoded by the exons ATGAGGAGCCCTGTGTCGGAACGCAGCCTCATCATCGAGAGCTCCGACGATGAGGacacccacgccgccgccgccgccgccgccgccgccgccgccgcggccgcggccaccaTCGAGAAAAGACACGTCCATGATGAGGAGGAGCAGGGCGCTGGCTCGGACTCCGActcctcttcctcgtcctcGTCATGCGCCACCCCAcgccgcggcccctgctccccctcctccccctaCACCCAGCAATGGCCGCAGAGTTACAG GCAATCAATTGACATTCTTAGTAGTGTGCAATCACCGAATCTCAGTTTTTTAGGCACTCCAACTCTGAGCAGATTGTCCAATTCTTTCCTAGCTGTCACCGATTCCTTTCGGAGCAAAACCCCTGAAATAGTCTCTAACTTTGTCAAGCCACTTCTGAGCCCCGCTACAAGTGATGAGCAGCAGCAACACGAAGATACCCGAAAGAGTTCCCAGTACCTTCTGCCCTCAAGGAAGCCATCATTGCAACAAATCCCCGAAGATCAGAAGCCACTGGTAGCTGGTCATGAAGTGTCTCCTTATCGAAACTGCTCTTACACCCATGGAGTGATGAATG GAATAAATGTTCTATGTGGCGTGGGAATCCTATCAACACCTTATGCGATTAAACAAGGGGGTTGGATTGGACTTGGGATACTCAGTTTATTCGCTTTGCTTGCATGGTACACTGGTATGCTCCTGCGCCATTGCTTGGACAGCAAGGAGGGCCTTGAGACATACCCAGATATTGGCCATGCCGCCTTTGGCAGCACCGGTCGCATAGTTATCTCG ATAATCCTGTATGTGGAATTGTAT GCCTGTTGCATCGAGTATTTGATATTGGAGAGCGACAATTTGTCAAAATTGTTCCCCACTGCTCATCTGACCATTGGGAGCTTGACACTGAACTCTCATGTATTTTTTGCAATCTTGACTACCATCATAGTAATGCCAACCACCTGGCTCCATGACCTGAGCTGCCTGAGCTATATTTCAG CTGGAGGTGTTATTGCATCAATCCTTGTGGTCATCTGCCTGTCCTGGGTGGGGATTGTTGATGATGTTGGCTTCGAGAACAAAGGGACTCTGCTGAACCTCCCAGGAATTCCTATTGCACTTGGATTGTATGGTTACTGCTACTCTGGGCATGGGGTGTTTCCAAACATCTATTCGTCTCTGAAGAATCGCAATCAGTTCCCTTCAATTCTTTTTACTTG CATTGGGCTGTCTACCGTTTTATATGCTGGTGCTGCTGTGATGGGATACAAAATGTTTGGAGAAGCCACAGAGTCTCAGTTCACGCTTAACTTACCAGACAACTCAGTGGTTTCAAAGGTTGCTGTTTGGACAACG GTGGCAAATCCAATAACAAA ATATGCATTAACCATAATCCCACTGGCTATGAGTTTGGAAGAGCTGCTGCCATCAAATCAACAGAAGTACTCGAACATTATCATGCTTAGATCAGCCTTGGTGGTGTCAACCCTCCTGATTGCTTTATCTGTGCCTTTCTTTG GACTTGTGATGGCCTTGGTGGGTTCCTTATTCGCCATGCTTGTG ACCTATATTTTGCCTTGCGCGTGTTATTTGGCAATCCTTAGGACAAAAGTGGGGTGGCATCAG ATAGCAGCTTGTTCGTTCATCATCATTGTCGGGTTTTGCTGCGCTTGCGTGGGGACATACTCATCCCTGTCCGGGATAATCCAGAACTACACATAA